The DNA window CCAGGCTTTTCAAACCGACATCCACACCTACTTGCTTTCCCGTCTGGATCGGTCGCTTTCCGGGTTCGAGCAACTCGAGCATCAGGCAGACATGCCACCGTTCCCCAACCCGCTTGATCACGGCGTGCTTGATTTCAGCCTCGGTAGGGGTGGCTCGATGGTAGCACATTTGTACTTCACCGACGTTCTGAACGTAGAACGACCTGCGGCCTTGCTGGTTCCGGCGCAGCTTGCAACCGTCGCCGTAGGTATACTCGATGCTCTTGAAGCGATTGCGCCCCTTGAAACGTGGATAACCGGGGGTCTCACCCGCTTTTACTCTGCGGAAGAACGCGCCGAACGCTTTATCCAAACGGCGCAAAAGCTGTTGAACACTGGTGGCGTTCAGCTTCCCGAAGGTATCTGGATTATCGTGGCGCAGATCGCGAAAGCGTGCCCATTGCGCTCCGTAGCCGATCCGCTTGCCTGTTTCCCGATAGCTTGTAATGCGCTGCTCAAGGGCGGCATTATAGACAAGACGGGATTGCCAAAGCAAAAAGTCCAGAGACTTAGCCTGTTCGTCGTTTGGGCGAAGAAGATACTTATAAGTTCGGATCATGGTCTAGCTCGACTTTTGGTTCTCGATATATCGCTTGACGGTTTCTTCGCAGACAAAACCAACTGTACCCACGTAGTTGCTTCTGCTCCAAAGGCTAGGCAGGCGAGAGCCCAATTGCGGATACTTCTTGCGCAACAAGCGAGAAGTAAAGCCTTTGAACTGGTTGGCAAGATGTTGCGGCGCTTCGGTTGGATCGCTCTCGATAAACAGATGCACGTGATCAGGGGAGATCTCAAGCGCCTCAATTGTTACGCCCAGTTCTTGCGCTTTCTGGTACAGCAAGGAGCACAAATCATCGGCGATTTCGCCCATCAACACCTTGCGTCTGTATTTCCGACACCAGACAAGGTGATACTTCAACGAGAAAACGCTTCCCGCGTTGCGTCGATACCGCCTGTCGCTCATAGAACAAATGTACTACGATATTCGATGTTTGTCAACTATCTAATCAAACGACGAAGTCGTTCTCGTATTCCCCTGCCGCTTGAAAGCGGCAGTCCCCTACGAAGTTTCTATGGATTATTGTCCCTGGCTGTATTTCAACATCACGCCCCCGCTGAATTGCTGTTACATCGTATGGCGTATCCGCGAGCAGTAAATCCAGACGAGTTCCCACCGAATCCTGAACAAATATCAAAGCCTGTTTCCGAAGCGTTTCTTCTGGAACAGGAACTAGAAATTTATAGTTGGGTGATAATATCTCGATCAATCGAACTGCATCTTGCCGGTTGAGAAGCACTTTTAAATCAACATCTCTGGTGACACGTGGCTCTCCCCAGGCAGCGACAGCCATCCCCCCGATAACAATAGATGAAACACCCTCGGTAATTAATTTTTTCTGAAGCAACAAGATTGACCGGAATAAATTCTCCATGGGGACCAGGTCAATCAATCAAGAGATGGAGCCGGGCTTGTAGTTCTGCCAAAGCGTCCCGACGATCTCGTTCGAAGAATTTCGCGGTTTGTTGCAACTGCCACTCAAATGCAGATTGTAGATTTACCCATTGGCGAAGGCTCTCCTGAATAGAAGTCACCTGCAACAGCAGGGACTCCTCATGCTGAAGTCCACCAGCATTTTCTCTTAAGTCGCTTAAATTACCCACAACTGATCTCTCACAGGGAGTATAAAAACGCTGAATTACTATTCGCCTCGTAGATAATCGCGTTCAATTCATGTTCAATTATATCATCTGACAATTCAGAAGATCTCACGCACTCGCACTGCCGGTTTCCGGCTGATGTTCTTCATCCGCCCGGTTCTGCTCACTCACTGCAGCAGGTTCTGGGAACAAGCCCTTCTCGTTGTTGAACCAGATACACTCCTACGATGATGTTCTCTGCCCGCTAAAGCAGACAGTGAACGTCGCTATTCTGAAGTCTCACTAGAATTTGCCGTCAAACGCCAATGTGCAAGATTTAACCAAATCTATGTTAATTTAATCCTCATAATCAGGTAGGTTAAGTACAAATCAATCCTGATTCTTCTTCCGATCCGAGGGTCCGTTGACCCCCATCTGTTTCCATAATTGAATACAAGGAGAAACCCATGAAGAAGTATTGGCTCTCGCTACTCATCCTGATCCTTCTAGCCGTTCCATTTCTGATCCCAATGGGGCAAGCCGGAGCGACGCCGATCGCTACAGGCGTTGTCGGGGAGGCGTTGAGCGTTCCGGATGCACCGGACGCGCCCGATTCCTGCAGCCCACCGGTGACGCAAAACCTGCGCGGCAAGGACGTCGATCTGGACCAATGCTACCAGCTGAATTTTTCTTACGGGGGAACGAACTACACCGTAGACGTGTATTACACCGAAACCGACACAGCCACTAACCTGGGCCGCTGCGATGCCAGCGATTACGCCGGGCGCTGCGAGCACAAGCTGGCTAACGTCGACACTCCCGGCGGTGACAACCAGTACGCCGTGGATATGGCCAACGAGGCCGCAGACGCCATGCGCTTCTATAAGGATCGCAACTTACCTTTCCTATGGAGCGGCAGCACGCTGACCATCTATATCGCCGAGGATCCACGCGGCGGCGGCACGCCAACATGCAACTCGATCCTGGTGGACGACGAATGGGTGGAAGGGAATGATATCCTCAAAAAACGCCTGCTGGCGATCCACGAAATGCAACACCTGATCCAGTGCCACTACCAGCCCACTCCGGGTTGGGATGGCTTTTACGGCGAGGGTATCGCCCGCTCCGTCGAGGACCGCTACGAGCCGACCCTGGACGCCGACACCGGGCACCTGTTCATCCCTGAAATCAACGGCATCCTCGGCAGCGACGCGGTCCGTTCCAGCGACCTGACCACCAATTCCTACACTTCCGCCGCCTGGTGGACGTGGCTGTTAGACCAGTACACCACCGGCAGCGAAATCGAACCGGTACAGGGCTGGCATGCGCTCAGCGATTTTTACACGCCGCTCTCGGGCGCCGCCAGCACGCTCACCAGCCTGAAGAGCTTCATCAGCGGCAAAGGCAGCACTTTCCGCAGGGATTTCACCGATTACAGCCTGGCTTTATACGCTTACCGCTTTACCAACAGCGACGCGCGCGTTGATTTCCGTGACACGGAGATCAACAACAACTCCAGCGGGCTGAGCGGTCCGATTAGCGTCAGCGGTGGGCCGTCTTATGCCAGTCATACGCTGAACATGAACCCGCGCTCGGTGCGTTATATCGATTTCAACCCGGCCTCGCAATGTGATTTCATCGGCTTTGACTTCGACGGGCGCGGCAAATCCTACAGTTTCAGCGTGCTGCTGGTGAACAACGCCAACAACCTGGCCAACCGCTGGACGAATTTCGGCCCCACCTGGTCCCGCACGATCGCCACCAGCACTCTGAATCGCGTGGCCGGCGTGGTCACCGCCATCGACGACTCCGGCCCAGTTGACGTGAGCTACGGCTGCCTCAACCCGACGATCAACATCAAGAGCCCCACCGCGGCGGCTTTCGACATGGTCGGCACCGCTGCCGACCCGCGCAATTTCGTCGTGCGCTTGCACGTCGAGGGCGCCGACGGCAGCCCGGTCGCGGGGCTGACCAGCGACGACTTCGAGGTCGCGCTGACCAAAACCAGCACGGGCAGCCCGACGATCGCGGCCACCATCCTGAGTTCGGCTTACGTGCAGGATGATTACTGGCTGCTGGTACGCTCGCCACGCGATACAGATGGCGCCGAGGATGGGCAGTTCTACGACCTGGGCGTGCGCCTGGGCAGCGCTTCGGACAGCGAGTCGGGAGCCATCCTATACGTGCCGCGCGCCCAGGATGTGATGGTCGTGCTGGACAGCTCGGGCAGCATGGGGGGCACCAGCGGACGCATCGAGGCAGCCCGCAACGCCGCCAGCCTGCTGGTGGACGAGTTGGCCGACAGCGACCGGGGCGGCTACGTCAACTTCGACACCTCCGCCACCCTGCGCCAGGCATTGGACACCCTGAACAGCGGCGGCGGGAGCCACCGCCAGGCCATCCTGAACGATATCCTGGTCGAACCCGCCGACGGTTTAACCGCCATCGGTCCGGGCATGTTACGCGCCCAACAGGAATACCACCCCAAGAAAGACCCTAGCCGCCAGTGCAGTTTCGTGCTGCTCAGCGACGGGCACGAAAATGTGACGCCCTACTGGGATGATCCCAGTGTCAAGCCGCTGGTCAGCGCCGAGGGCTGTCCGATCCACGTAGTCGCCCTGGGCCCTTCCGCCAACGAGACCTTGCTGCAGCACATCTCCACCGCGGTGACCGGCGGCAGTTACGACTACGCCGACTCGGCGGGCACCGTCCCGGCTGGGCCGCAGTCCGCCGACGCTCCGCTGGCTGACATGAGCTGGCAGAACAACCTCAGCCGCATCTACGATTACAAGGCTATCCAGATCGCCGGGCGCCAGCGCCTGCAAACCGTTTTGGCCCTCGAGCCGCAGAAAGCGAACGAGTACCAGTTCGAAGTGGACGAGACCAGCACGCAGGTCGTCGTCAGCATCGCCTGGCAAAACGCCCAGGACGGGCAGATTGTCCAGATCCTGGATCCGAACGGGGTCCCCATCCCGGTGGGTGTGCTCGGCCCGGACGCCGGTCCGAGCGCCGTGCGGCGCTTCAACGGCACGCATGAGGTTTGGGAGCTGCACAATGTCATCCCCGGCAAGTACACGCTGAAGATCGCGGGCATATACCAGCAATTCTTCGTCAGCGTTTCAGCCGACAGCGATTACCAGCTGTACCTGTTC is part of the Gammaproteobacteria bacterium genome and encodes:
- a CDS encoding transposase, with the protein product MIRTYKYLLRPNDEQAKSLDFLLWQSRLVYNAALEQRITSYRETGKRIGYGAQWARFRDLRHDNPDTFGKLNATSVQQLLRRLDKAFGAFFRRVKAGETPGYPRFKGRNRFKSIEYTYGDGCKLRRNQQGRRSFYVQNVGEVQMCYHRATPTEAEIKHAVIKRVGERWHVCLMLELLEPGKRPIQTGKQVGVDVGLKSLAALSSGELVENPRWLRESLTNLRRLSRHASRQVKGSNRQRKTYRQIARLHEQVANQRADYLHKVSNRLVAENDLIAIENLSLGFMNRNGHLALSSHDAGFGLFRQMLEYKAESAGIPVIAVNPSNTTQACSRCGSIVPKGLSVRAHECPDCGLILDRDVNAARNILTLALYNPLGRSGQPVTWAVAPSVG
- a CDS encoding VWA domain-containing protein translates to MKKYWLSLLILILLAVPFLIPMGQAGATPIATGVVGEALSVPDAPDAPDSCSPPVTQNLRGKDVDLDQCYQLNFSYGGTNYTVDVYYTETDTATNLGRCDASDYAGRCEHKLANVDTPGGDNQYAVDMANEAADAMRFYKDRNLPFLWSGSTLTIYIAEDPRGGGTPTCNSILVDDEWVEGNDILKKRLLAIHEMQHLIQCHYQPTPGWDGFYGEGIARSVEDRYEPTLDADTGHLFIPEINGILGSDAVRSSDLTTNSYTSAAWWTWLLDQYTTGSEIEPVQGWHALSDFYTPLSGAASTLTSLKSFISGKGSTFRRDFTDYSLALYAYRFTNSDARVDFRDTEINNNSSGLSGPISVSGGPSYASHTLNMNPRSVRYIDFNPASQCDFIGFDFDGRGKSYSFSVLLVNNANNLANRWTNFGPTWSRTIATSTLNRVAGVVTAIDDSGPVDVSYGCLNPTINIKSPTAAAFDMVGTAADPRNFVVRLHVEGADGSPVAGLTSDDFEVALTKTSTGSPTIAATILSSAYVQDDYWLLVRSPRDTDGAEDGQFYDLGVRLGSASDSESGAILYVPRAQDVMVVLDSSGSMGGTSGRIEAARNAASLLVDELADSDRGGYVNFDTSATLRQALDTLNSGGGSHRQAILNDILVEPADGLTAIGPGMLRAQQEYHPKKDPSRQCSFVLLSDGHENVTPYWDDPSVKPLVSAEGCPIHVVALGPSANETLLQHISTAVTGGSYDYADSAGTVPAGPQSADAPLADMSWQNNLSRIYDYKAIQIAGRQRLQTVLALEPQKANEYQFEVDETSTQVVVSIAWQNAQDGQIVQILDPNGVPIPVGVLGPDAGPSAVRRFNGTHEVWELHNVIPGKYTLKIAGIYQQFFVSVSADSDYQLYLFIGSDPENGYAGQHVPILAMLVGPDGAIKGATVVASVRDAAGVSRNLLLQDDGNHGDGMAGDGVYGGVYRITPSADAGVITPPTDGEEPTAVGSYQVKVVATWDNFRREAQGSFAVPPSEDSDGNRLPDAWEKANGVFGEKGDLDGDGLDSLCEFRAGTDPRNSDTDGGGESDGSEVPQCFVDPNGQDPFDPSDDRVGSLGDLNVRPELDLNLRPYIRIWWGDPLLGKLISTDIFRRVISPTQGMTGDWVLLSSGLDGTQFDDRSIDPGTSYQYRITPTVDPGTGPLQAATETSAVVVPKTDPYPPGGSVLINGGAGSTTSRNVTMEIAADDLFGENDGAP
- the tnpA gene encoding IS200/IS605 family transposase, coding for MSDRRYRRNAGSVFSLKYHLVWCRKYRRKVLMGEIADDLCSLLYQKAQELGVTIEALEISPDHVHLFIESDPTEAPQHLANQFKGFTSRLLRKKYPQLGSRLPSLWSRSNYVGTVGFVCEETVKRYIENQKSS